CAGAATACACGCAACCCCGGCACCACCGCCGACCTGACCGCCGCCGCCCTGTTCGCCGTACTGATCGAGGACGGGTGGGTGCCCGAGCATTCGAGGACCGACCGTGCGCAGTGACTTCAAGGTGACCGTCAGCAAGGACTACCTGGTCTTCAGCTCCGCCCACTTCATCACCTTCCGCGGGCACCAGTGCGAGACCCTCCATGGCCACAACTACCGCGTCGGGGTGACCGTCGAGGGCAGCGTGGACGACGAGTGCCTTTTCGTGGTGGACTTCTCGATCCTGAAGAAGATCGTCCGCCAGCTCACCGACGAGATCGACCACAAGGTGCTGCTGCCGGTGAAGAACCCGAAGCTGGCCTTCCGGGAGGAGGGGAAGCACCGGCTGGTGGACTACTTCGGGGAGCACACCTACACCTTCCCGATGGTGGACTGCGCCATGATGCCGATCGAGAACACGACGGCGGAGATGATCGCGCAGTACTTTGCCCACCGGACGCGCGAGGAGCTCGCGGCGATGGGCATCCGCAACCTGACGGCGATCGAAATGGAAGTGGAGGAGAGCTTCGGGCAGTCGGCGACCTACCGCCTGGCGATCTGACCTCAGGCGGGCGGCGCGATGGCCCCGGTGTGGATGGCGGACCCGACCAGGGCGCCGTCGCACCCCGATTCCTCCAGCACCTTGAGGTCGTCGGTGGAGCGGACCCCGCCGCCGGCATAGACCGGCAGTCCCACCAGGCGCTTGAGCCCCTCCAGCAGGTCCAGGTTCTTGGGCCCCGA
The Gemmatimonadota bacterium DNA segment above includes these coding regions:
- a CDS encoding 6-carboxytetrahydropterin synthase, whose product is MRSDFKVTVSKDYLVFSSAHFITFRGHQCETLHGHNYRVGVTVEGSVDDECLFVVDFSILKKIVRQLTDEIDHKVLLPVKNPKLAFREEGKHRLVDYFGEHTYTFPMVDCAMMPIENTTAEMIAQYFAHRTREELAAMGIRNLTAIEMEVEESFGQSATYRLAI